The stretch of DNA ACCAGAATACCTGTTATGAACCAATCAAACCTTTTATCATTGTGGCTCTTAGTAGATAGTAACAGAGATCTTAACTTGACCTGCCATACATATTCACATGACCTTGCTTGCCATCTTTTAAAGTCAATTAGCAGCAAGCTAAATGAGAGAACCAATGCAAATATTCTAGTGACGAACCTCCGCAAAAGCATGAACTCGGTTAAACGGAACTGTTCAGTGTGTTGGCAAAGTTTACTTCACGGTGGATGTGGTTGTGATGATAAGAATCTTGTGAAACTCTGAAAGCTCCACAACCATAGGCCACAACAACACTGGAATAAACAGTAGGATAGAGACTGCTATAATAATATCGTTGACATGATTGAGCTCCACAACAGCTTCATAATTTGCACCATACTCGATCACACTCCAACCTAACATAGTGCAGACAAAAGATTGAGTAAAGTTAAGTTGTAGTGCAACTCCTTTATTATGATAACCCCCCTTCAAATATTTACACACAGTGGAATCATCAAACTTGCCATTCAACAGATCTGATATTCCCCTCCATGGTATATTAACATGCCTAGGCATTTCCACAATATCCTTACGTCTCTGACAAGGGGCAAACCATTTGTCTAAATGGACAATTCTAGGTGAACTTTCCACAAAGTAAATCAACATCGAAAAATAAATATAGTGAAGATGCTCCCAATTGACCTTAAAATGTGCAAATTCAAAGTCAGATTCAACTTGTTCCATGTCACCCCATAGCTTGTAAAAATTTGGCCGATTAACCACAGTATACCAGTACTTCTCCTCATGTGGAAATTCCTCTGGAAAGCTCTCAGCCAGAATAAATGTAAATCCCAAACTTGACAATGTGTTAGTGAATGGTCTCTGTGATTGAACACCAGTGGAGTCATTTAGGCTTGAGCGAATTACAGTGACAGTACTAAAGAAGTCCATGCCGAGAATAACATATACAGCTTGTACGGTGCTCACGAATTCAAGGACCTTGTGTTGTCTCTTACTCTTATGGATCTTGTCCTCAAGGTTTGAGGCAAGAACATTATAAGTAGTGCACTCCTCACCAAATGTCTCGTTATAATCACTAAAGTATTCATCTACACAATCATTTACAACCGTCCCGCCCTAAGCTCCGTTGAACTCATGGATCTGCAGCAAGGAAGCAGCATGTGGATGCTCCTGGCTTATATTAAAGCGGTATACATTGAAAAGTTCGTTCAGCTGCATCATAGGGAAATCAAACTCCAAGCTACCATCAGGTTCCAAATGAAATAGTGTATAATAGGGAACAAGAATTCTATTGTTATCCTTTGCAAGTAGTTCTTGAGCTTTAAGCAGACAAGGAAGGGAACAAGAAACAGTCACAACAATCCATATAATAAAATTAAGTGAAGTCACGTAGTGCAAGCATCCAGAGCAAATGCAGTCACTGTAGTTGTTTGCTACTATGAAGACGGCTAACAAGGGAAATCTGGCATAATCAAGATAAGGTCCAGGATCAAAGATAATATACGGCGAAGCAAACCTTGCCTTATGAACTAGACCAAACAGAACAAACAAGAATCCAACAGCTTTATCGATCCGAATATGCGGTGACTGGTGGAAGTAACTTTCAGCTAATACCTGGAGCCCTCTCTGTATTTTCTGCTTCCAAGCACACTCTCTGGATTTAGACAACAAGAATCCTGGAAGATTGCGTTCCTGCCCAGTATCTACCCAATTGCATTTGTGTGAGCCAAAGTCAAGGTAAAACGACACCTTATTTTGATTAACCCCACCAATTTATTCAAGATAATTACGCAAACAGGGAATTGTGTCGAACCATAGTGTACCATCAAATGGAAATTCTATTACAGCCAATGTCACAATCGCATTCGACaacacaagcatctgaccattagaACCTGATTTCGTCGAACACCTGCTCTTCGATAATGCAGAAGGTTCCTGTACCATATCTGCTACCTTTACTGAATTTAGATGCCTAACTTGAGGTGCTTCTATGTCAGCAAGAGTTTGAATCTTAGTCTTATTGTCAGTAATCAATGCTAAGGAATCCACATTTTCATACTTTTTCTGGCAATTCATCGAACACATTGTCCACCTTTGAGTTTCCAATTTCATCAGCAGATTCAAACGCAGATGAAAAATGGCTCGGAGTAGGAAAGGGAGACACTAGAACTAACTGTGAAACCGTAGGGATAGAATTAACGTAGTTAAAACGAACCTGTGAGGAATAAGCTAAACTCCCTACCGGATCTGTGGTGGGTTGTTGTCGAAAATGCTGAGAAAATTGATTGTTTCGAAACAACCAATTGAACCAATTAAGAGCTTCACCATCAAGGTAAAAGGAAGGAAGAGGTAACCAATCCTTATCGGCAAAGCCAAGGTGAGTGAACTACTGTTCGGCCCGAAATAGCCAGCTCTCTGGGTTGCCACTGCCGCTGAATCGATCCAATAATTGGAGTCCGATGGATGAAAGCACCAATGTAACAAACTTGAAATAACCAATTCGCACACAAATAAACTCACTTGTAGTATTGCCCTTACTGAACAGAATTAGAAGGAATAGCAATTGAAATGACATAGAAGAACTAATAACAAGAAAGAGGTGAGAAACAGAGTTCGATATAGAAGGGGATGAGGAAATCAGTGATACAGAGCAGAGATGAGAGAGAATATATTCAACATCACAATACCCATAATCCCAAAATAACCGACCAGTCCCCCTTTTAACAGAACTATCATTGTGTCAAATACTCAACCTGGATCCCAAATTAACCTGGCCCTATTACTTGTTCTCGGCCCAAAAGCTCTTCTTAGCCCAATAGCTACTTGTGTGACATTAGGCCGGGGCTGCTTCATAACACTAGAGGACTTCATAGAAAACAAAGGAAGGCTAGATATTTTACAActtccctatttactattttgcAGATGATACACTTGTCTCCGAGATGCTGAGATGAATCAACTCCATAGAAATGCATATTACAATGATTCTTAAGCAGTCGCATGGTTGAAGAATTAGCTGAGTTTCTTAGTTTGAAATTGGCTTACTCCGAACGATCTATCTGGCATTAACACAGGGGTGCAACTCATTAGGAGAGTACTGGAACCAATTTTTTTTTAGCCGatggtctatcagaaacaacttTTTTACCTCCACAAGGTAAGAATaattaaggtctgcgtacatattaTCACTCTCCGGACCCCACTTCCACTTTTGGGAATATAATGGGCAAACTAAATCAGAAGTCAAATCCATGCACAAATATTTTTCAGACATAAAATCCAGGTTGATTTGCCGAAACATATATACAACTAAAACTAATACTCCTATAATAGAACGGTAGGTGCTGCTACGAAAGTCAGAACCCACCCAACTTAGATTTTAATAACTGTCTGCCCAAAAAAAGCCAAAAATGTCGTAATAATTTTAAAACACCACTTGCTCAGGCCGGAGCAGTGTGTTTCGATAGACAAAGGAACATGAGACAAAAGAACAAGATCACGCTTGGAAAAATGTCAGTGTCTCCTCCAAATTAATAAAGGTCAAGAATGCTATCTACATCGGCAGATTCTGACACATCTCAGCAAATAAAAGGTAAAATAGAGAACACTGAATGCAACCCTCCAACCTAGATTATATTTCTGAATTAGAAGAAATAAATTTCATGTCTCCTAAGATGCTGTTGCTGAACAATACAGAAGACAATAAATACAGGTGCCTAAGTCAACTACAGAAACCCAAGAAATCTGATGAGCTTCATTGACAACTATACCCTTTTTCAGTTACACTTGAACTAATTCCTACAAGACCAGAACAAAGCCTACTTGTATGTGAGTTAGTAAGTGCTCTTAACACATTAGAAAAACTATCCCTGTCCCTCTTCATCATAATCTTCCTCTTCCTCATCTAACCCTCTGTTTAAGTTGGCCAGTTGAATCGGATCAATGGCCATCTTTTCCATCTCTGACAAGGACCATCCAGGGATTTCCTCATGCTTCACTTCAGGAGGCGGCATTTTTGATGTTGAAGGAGCTTCGGCTGGTATTGCTGTGGATTCCACACTCTCATTTAAGTCAATATTGAGATCGAAGTTTCTAGCAGGGACTTCTGGGCATTTACCAGCCGAAATGTTCTTTGAATCTGCTGGTTCTGCTACATAGTCCATCCTTTCATCATTTTGCTTTTGCTTCTCATTATTTTGATTTGGAACATCAGCAGGGTCTTCAAGTTTATCGCAGTGAACATTGGAGTCTCCTCGCTCTAATGCTCGTgcacctctaccacggcctctacctcTACCCCTGCCTCGTCCCCTCCCACTACCGCTGGTGTGTGCAGTCTCATGCTGtgattaaaaaatgaaaaaaaaaatcactatTATACAGGAGGCGCTAATATGGTGTTTTACACAGAAGAAATCAGCCACATACAGCTTTGTATGCCAAAAGCTGGTAGCGTGGTCTCGATGTCTAAACTAACAAATGGACCATCAATTATGGAAAACCCAAAATTTAAACCCAACATTATCTAACAGAAATAATATCCATACCATGCGACTCCTTTTGATATCATCATCACTGTCATGATCATCTTCTTCAGCAATTTTCCTGCATCAGCGAACAGTCAGCTGTTAATGATACAAATTCATCGCCCTGAAACCCATCACAGGAAAGAAAATGGGAAGTACAATTTTTTTACCTTCTTTTCGTAGCCGATTCGGCACCACCATCTGACCCGCCTAGATCAGGAACCCGGCTCACTACATCCTTGAGGAAATCAAACACATTAAAGCTCTGGATACATTGCTTCCTATGAAGTTCAGGGACTGAGTTAGATGATAACCAGAGAACTGGTATGATGTGTATAAAAAACTGGCTCATTGAACTTACAAATGGAACGAATTCATAGTTTTTGCTCCTTTCTTAAGGGTGATCTCATATGTTCGGTCACAAAGATCTTGCAGAAAGAGCTCAAGAGCTTTTGCTGAATATAACCATTGACAAAATACAAGTTAGGATAAACAAAATGAAACACACACAAAAATAGATACCAAGAAGCGAAGGACGAATAACGGTAATAGCTCTTAAACCAGCTGATTCAAAATGCTAAAATAAGTGAAAAGGACTTCCAAAAAATACTTACAGACTAAAAGAGGAACAGCCATGGCAATCTTCCCCACATCTTCATCGGCTTGCATAATCTTTTTAATCCGCGCCTGCAAATAAATGCCAATGGGTATTAGAACAGTTAGAAACTTAATGAACAGAAACAATAGTCCATACAACAAGAGCTCATGAAACTTGTAAGTAGTTTCATTCACGTTCAGATTTCACCatacaaataatttaaaataataaaaagagcTAAACTCTCAAATTACAATCACAAAGATTCTTTCTTGAAACCAAATATCAGTACAAGATATTGTTGAACCACGAGAGAAACAGACTACCATGTAACACCAAATCACAGGCAATCCACATAAAACTCTCAGATAGAACTTTTGTTTCATGTGCATTTCCCCCATATAGTTTGTATTATATATCTGCACTTAATAAGTGATATGCAACTAACAGTTCTAATATCATGCATCTCTACCTAAGTACACATTACAGGTAAATTTCAGTTGTAGAGCTACATTTACAACTTCAAAGAACTGACAGAAAGGACCCTCCACTTTCCAGGTAAAAGAATCAGAATTGAGATAAGATCAGCATCAGTTAGTATATAGCTCAGAAGACTCATTAATGTCCCAAAGGCaagcaaaaaaataatttatctcAGTCAAAGCTATGACCGGCAGGTAACAGCTCTATGATATTAAAGTACTATAACCAGTCAACTAAAACCATTTGCACCCAAGAACATCTATACCTGCATGATGAATAAGATGACCAACATAAACTTTCATACTTTAGAGGGTCATTCACAAGGTTAGCATCACGGTACTCTTACCACCTTCCTATCGATAGGTAGCCCAATTAAATACAAATGCTAAATTAGCAAAAAACGCTACAGATGCCAAGTTACTGGCCTCTTCAACTAAACCAATTCAAGGTGTTGCTTCTGAGCAGGTTGCAGAACGACGGGCAAAGATGTGCTCCAATAATTATCAGGAACAACTTTTTTTAATAACCGAGAAATTACCAAGGGCCAACGGCACATAGTTCAAAACCCGATGGATAATGGGCTCACACCTCTACCCTTAACTTAATCACCAGGCCTTTGTCTCAGGCAGGGTTCAAACCCCTAACATGTTGCTCTGCACTCTTACCGCTAGACCAAAGAACAACTTATTATACCTACTTATCAAAAAGGGACAACTTATTATACCTTCAAAACATATGATGGAGCGCTGACTGCTTAAGCATGGTCATATTTCTTCCTCTACTAATAAGATGTCCTAACCATTGGATCAAATATACCAGTAATCATACTTGATGTACCTCAACTCCTACAAAAAAAAGATGTTCTTTTTTTCAACCcgttttctccttttttttttttttttttttggggggtggggggggggaggggaggtggGGCAAAGATTCATCACGTACAACTAAACTAAGCAAATACACATAAACATGAACACAAGAGGCAAGTCCCAGGAACCAAAACATAAAGTCAAACTCAAGCTCCACCTTCATAATCAGTTTTTCCACCCAACAAGTAAATAGTAGACATCCAACCCTACCAATTTGAGAGTTCTATTCATTCAATAACCTCACAAAAATCACCAATACATCAAAAGCTCAAAGCTTtaccaaccccccccccccccccgcaggAAAATAATAAAAGCTCTAAAGTTTAAATTTACAAAACCCCAGTTACTTCTTTGaattaaaagaaataaaaaataaaaaacacagAATAGACAATCAAAAAAACCAACAGAACAATACATAAACAGAAAGAAAAAGGGTGGGGGTGAGGGTGGGGGAGGGTTGATGGGGTAGGGTGGGGGTGAGACTTACAGCAGGGAATCGGGTATCGAGCCTCTTCCTCATGGCCACCAAcgaatcaaaccctcaaaattacTCAAACCCTAATTTATACAACTTTCCCCCCTTtttacacatacacacacaaccCGTGTATCagtatctatctatatatatacaaACTTATATGAAATTTTTTCGAAATCCTTACGTCTTCTTCGGAAAAGTTAACAATTCAAAAGggataataaaaaatattaaagcAAAATAAATATTACTAGTACTTTCTTTTTGAAAAGGTAAAAGATTTAGTTAGGCGTTTGAACACgagaattgtaaaattctaaaaaaaaagtgaaaaagttTATGAagcgaaaatgatatttgaaaattagagttgtgtttggacatgaatataattttggattgtttttaAAGTTTTTGTGAGTAATTTGAGcgataattttgaaaaatagctttttgtagtttttcaaaatttcgaaaaattccaaaatgtcttaagtgaaaattgaaaattttatgaacaaacgctaatttcgaaaaaaataaaataaatttgaaaaaaaagaaaaattttcttatgtccaaacgggctcttagtgggcatttggacataagaattgtaaaattctaaaATATGGGGGAAAAAATTtcgtgaaaatggtatttgaaatttagaattatttttggacataaatataattttaggttatttttgaagttttgtgagtgatttgagtgaaaattttgaaaaatagctttttgaaatttttaaaattttttaaaattttaaaaatatattttcaagtgaaaattaaaaattttacgAATAAACGCGGATttcaaaaaaagtaaaagaatttataaaaaaaaaagaaaaaaactcttATGTTCTGTTAGAAAAAACAAAATTCTTAGCAGATTCGGTATTCTCGGAGCATCTATTAAGGAACCAATAAGATGCTTACACGTGAGATTGAAGTGAGAGAGTTTTCTGGATTTGACTCACTTAAACTTTGCCACGACTAGCGCAGAAGGGAGAGGCAAGTACAAAAGAGATGTAAGGAATAATAATCACcttattattttttattctttttctccTATGACTTTTTTGTCGTTTTCCCAAGTTTTTTTTTAATGATGTTTGACCGGTCTCAGGAGTCCGGAATTTTTTTTGAGGTATTTGCCGGTTTTTACGAGGCCTTTCATTTTGTTTACTTTGACGTGTCTGGAAGACCGGAAGGCAGAGGGATGTTGCGGGGTGAATATGTAATCTCCTTTTATATGACTGTCCAAAAAGCTTTatagtttgaaaatattttcagaAAAACTTTTTAAAAAGATCTTTTGAAAACATTAAATATGCGGGGGCCAAAGATTACTTTTAGCTAGAGATGAGTTAGACGAGGGACAATCTTGCAatcagctctatcgcacgatctagaacatcaaagaagggtattatttttaaatgtccaagtagtttcctaattatagatgtggtcaacaatataccgataagaaggactctactaaaTACGagtctgagacatcctaggacactttaaaaccttaggctttgataccaaattTATCACGCCctgaccttggggagcgcgaccggcgctcaacagggataccccggtcgagcaagccggCGCAATGCCGTCTACCCAACTcgctcatgaataaagagaagattacatttcattaattagacggtaagaggtcatgtgaacaaCGTCAGTTCATTTCCATAAGTTACATCATTAACAAATCTCCAAAATAATACActatacaatcatagttaaagtggaacaagtgatacgattacaacatttttagtttaatttttcCAAAACAAGGTACAACTCACACTACGTCTACGGAGtctctaacagaaacaaaagagtgctacaacattgccgacagcaaggccccgactataccttaaaatgctatgtacaaaggacaagagatacaggaccccgaaatgaagtggggctcaccaaatctgctgggaagagggtgtactactatcaatgatcaatgtcacatgttgtggaaccacctgcatccattaaagatgtagcggcACCAGCGAAAAGGACATTAATACATATGGAATTGTACTAGTATGTATGACTAAACATCCACTCATTAGAACAGGTAGCAATACAAGAAAGAACAATCACAGAATTaatggaagcctcaaacaatactaaacattaagttaggagcaagataagtcTTCAATTAGATTTtcattattttaggttgggagatcttagcaccgatatagAATACCACCGTGTATTttgcatggagtccgatcacgacccgatcggttaggtCGTCTCAcctgaagacatcaaccacaatcacaattactATCACAAACTTCAATCattatctcaatcacaatctcaagcacaatcaccactatgtgtgcggcgtgacgtctgatcacgacccgaccggctaggctgtctcaccacaatgtcgtgtggatcgatatcacccttttctagcaatcatctcatcccaataaagagaaatattctcatcacatcaatctcatcctaaatgaggggaataattacaatttactcctacaccgacatgtgtagtttcggggttaggctatttcaacctacccttcctcggtgactaacgatactcccgaAGTGTTTATTATCGAAAGGATTTATAACTCATTTCAACATATTTTACACGCCTCTTTGTTTCATTAATAAAACCCTTCTCGAGCAAGTACTTCAATTGTTCcattagctccttcaattctgttggtACCATTctgtaaggtggaatagatataggctgcgtgcttgacatcatatcaatcccaaaattaatctctctttctggtgggatcccagggaacTCATCCAGAAAGacctccgaaaattcattcaccacTTGCACGaactcgagtgtaggtgcctcagcatcagtgtccgtaacctggac from Nicotiana tomentosiformis chromosome 11, ASM39032v3, whole genome shotgun sequence encodes:
- the LOC104101892 gene encoding uncharacterized protein isoform X2, which produces MQADEDVGKIAMAVPLLVSKALELFLQDLCDRTYEITLKKGAKTMNSFHLKQCIQSFNVFDFLKDVVSRVPDLGGSDGGAESATKRRKIAEEDDHDSDDDIKRSRMHETAHTSGSGRGRGRGRGRGRGRGARALERGDSNVHCDKLEDPADVPNQNNEKQKQNDERMDYVAEPADSKNISAGKCPEVPARNFDLNIDLNESVESTAIPAEAPSTSKMPPPEVKHEEIPGWSLSEMEKMAIDPIQLANLNRGLDEEEEDYDEEGQG
- the LOC104101892 gene encoding uncharacterized protein isoform X1; protein product: MRKRLDTRFPAARIKKIMQADEDVGKIAMAVPLLVSKALELFLQDLCDRTYEITLKKGAKTMNSFHLKQCIQSFNVFDFLKDVVSRVPDLGGSDGGAESATKRRKIAEEDDHDSDDDIKRSRMHETAHTSGSGRGRGRGRGRGRGRGARALERGDSNVHCDKLEDPADVPNQNNEKQKQNDERMDYVAEPADSKNISAGKCPEVPARNFDLNIDLNESVESTAIPAEAPSTSKMPPPEVKHEEIPGWSLSEMEKMAIDPIQLANLNRGLDEEEEDYDEEGQG